A region of the Raphanus sativus cultivar WK10039 unplaced genomic scaffold, ASM80110v3 Scaffold0805, whole genome shotgun sequence genome:
CATTATTTTGTCTCCTGTAACATATGCATTGATTAAAAAACTTTTATAGAAGTCAAATTCAATCTAATTTGAACTAAGTTTAGGTCTGATACAAGAGAACTAGAAAACTTCAGAGGAGCGATCGTTTAAGGATAGAGGCAGAATTAAAACTTACAGAGTATAATTGCGATATACTCTGAGGCAGGAGAGACGAAAGTATTATGCGAAGCACACACGCACGATCGAACTTGGGCCAACTTCAGAGGCGAGAGAGACAACCTTGGGGGAAAAAAGTACTCTCTGTTGAGAAAAATGTTATTtccattaaaattttgaatttaaggGTTTTTCCGTATTTTGGTAACGAGATGTTGAGataattatgttaaatattataaacagtTTAAGGAAAAAGGAGAATATACGAAGTTATCATGgattttatcattttgaaaagaaaaaataatatatatatgtagggATTTCCTAGATTCTTGTAGTTTATCTATTTTCTTCATGTTAAGAAAATTtatcagaaaataaatattattgtaaaatattttgtatttttgaaacGAAACGTTTAAGAGCTATATTCAACCGAATTTAactgatttgtattaaaatgacaaatttattattattaacacatgaattttaaaaaattatttaaaattaattgttattgaatttgacatttcATAAATCATTTTGAAATTCACTATTATTGAGATATTTAAGTTCCagagttttaaattttttaagtaattttagagtatttatgtgaaatttcttagttaaaaatataaaattcaaatctatggttttatgtaatattcaaaagtaatttaataaaaaaatattgacaaaaattatatatttaatttacaacttttttttttgaaactgatttttttttttaaagggatgcaacacgaggacttttCGGGAGGTCACCTATCCTAGAACTACTCTCGCCCAaacacgcttaactgcggagttctgatgggatccggtgcattagtgctggtatgatcgcacccttAATTTACGACTTTCAGTGGGTTGGTTTGTATGTAGAGTGTAGCAGGGACCGAGGTTATTTTCTTTGTAGATTCCTCTTGGGAAAATATTATGGACAATTGTCTATCGATTATGCATAAGTTCAAGTTTCTCTAGAAAACTTAATGAgtgatattttgttttagatGTTTTATCATATAAGGTTGAGAACATTATTTATCTGTTCACAAAGAAAGCAAAACACAAATGAACAATGGGGAGATACtaaacaaaatacataaaagcGGTCCATTTTGGTTGGTTGGTGAATGGTGGTGATAAGAGCAATTTGAAAAACAGAGGGAGGAAAGTTAATCCACCCACACTCAAAAGTGTGATATCAATCAATTGATCCGACGACAGATAGTGATCCCATCACCAACGGGAAGCATGCAAATCTCGATCCTAGGGTCAGCAGCGAGAGCCTTGTTAAGCTCAAGAACAAAGTCTCGGTAGTAACGAACGTACTTCCTCATCGGTGCATCAGGAGGGGCCACAACGGAGCCGTTCCAAAGAGTGTTGTCGTAGCCGATCACTCCTCCAACTTTCACAAGATCAATCAAACGTTTATGGTAGTTGATGTAGTTGTCTTTGTCAGCATCGACGAATATAAAGTCATATGTTCCATGGTTCTTCTCCTGCACCATACCACACACGATTAGTTACTCGCTtacaataattttttctttacgTTTATACAAGAAGAAAATGCTTACGTCAGCAACGAGTTCATCAAGAACAGGAAGAGCAGGGCCTTCCCTGAAGTCGATCTTGTGAGCAACGCCAGCTTCCTCGATGATCGGTAGACCCAACTCGTAGTTCTCTCTGTTAACATCCATAGCCAGAATCTGAAggtaaaaagataaaaaatttaactcCATTTTcacatataaatcatatattataaaatactaaaaacagaggaagaacacaaaaaaacagaggaataacagagaaaaacagaggaagaagatgttTTACTTTGCCGTCTTCAGGGAGAGCAAGAGCGGTGGCGAGGAGAGAGTAGCCAGTGTAAACGCCGATCTCCATAGTGTTCTTGGCATTAACGAGCTTGATGAGCATGTTGAGAAACTGACCTTCATCTGCCGATGTTGTCATTATGTTCCAAGGGTGTTTTGCTGTGACTTCCCTGAGTTCCTTCATTGATTCTGGTTCTCTTGGATACACACTTGTCTCCAGAATATACTGCATGTGTTAAGTGTAAGATTTTAGATTAGGTTATTGAACCGAAGCATGCAAACGGCAAGAGTTTTGAAAATGAAACCGGACCTGGTAGAGTTCGTCGCTCTGTAAGAGACTCTTGTGACCGACTTCTTGGTGTCGGAGATTCTGAGATTGCTTGTCTTCTCCACCGGTAGATGTCTTCGTTGTCTCTACTGTGGTAGTCGCCATCTCTCTCtgtatatgttatttttttaacaactctCTCTGTGTATGTTAAAGTGTTTTCGGATGATTCGATTCATACAGATGGCATTATTGGTGTACATATAAAGGAAAGAGAAAACGAGACCGGTTTGAACCGGGTTAGTTATATCCGGTAGAACCTGGTCTGGGGTTGGTGAAACTCTCCTTCTTAACACGCAACTGGTCTGTCGCTGTCTTAAAATGGGTCCCGTCCACTGTGGGGCTTCAGACGCACTTGGGGGTGGTAACGTCTCGGTGGCAACTCAGTGAagtttgtttcaaaattttaaacaatattcaTGTGGTATGGTTTGTTGACAACTGAATACATTTTGGTGTGCATTTATGAGTTAGTTGCATGCTTGCTGCTAGATACTACTCGTATTAtgtatttattatgttttcatttcattttaaattttacagaaAAATTGTTCCAAAGGCGTGATTGAGAGTTTCACACTGGCTGTAGCCATGTAGATGAGGTGTGTATTGTAAACAAATTAAAAGTAGacataaacaattaaaaaagaaagaagaaaatgaggAGACTCGGTGAGTAGAGAAGAGACCAATCTCAAGGGAACAAAGAGACATTCTTGGTGGATCCAACAACTCTGCTTTGGTCTTTGGGGTAGGTGAACAACCTCTTCTTGGTGGAGGAGGTGTATGAGTAATCATCCTTCCTTTTACTGCCATGCTTGAGCTGGGGACAtagttaaaaactaaaattgatCGAGATAAATGAATCCAACGACTTGGAAATCAAACTCAATAGCCCATGCTATCTAGATCACGGTAACTCCGCACGTTGTTCACATAACTGTGGAATTTGTTTAAACCAACCTTAGCTAATTGGCTATATAAGGCAGGAGCCTTTATTATACTTTTGATATATCTTGAAAATTTATCTCTATTAAAACACACAACTAATCATATCAGTAATCCTCTTTGTATACAAAATGCAATTATTTTTGTGTACTGCTCCTCCGTCATAGTAGCTGTGGCCAAGTTTTTAAACGATAATTAATTACTAACGACTTCttgtttgtcaaaaaaaagaagaatcaagTAAAAAATACACGCCCGGTGGGACTCGAACCCACAATCGTCTGATTAGAAGTCAGACGCCTTATCCATTGGGCCACGGGCGCCTTGATGACCAATCAACTAAATAACAATACTTTGATTAAACATAAAGTTCCGAACCAAGTTGTCAACATTCGAGAAATGTAGAGTTATATAGATAAGACACTCACTCCCCTCTCCGCCTGGTTGCAGTTAGCAACCGTTATTGTGGTCAGGGGTGGTCCTGAGCATAGCGAGGTGAAACATTCGCTTAGGACCCCcaaaatttttacaaaaattagtaTGGAAAAAGGCCCCcgatttgcaaaaaaaaattttttttgaaaattccttacTAAATTGTTTAGGGTCTCCCCATATCAGGGACGCCCCTGATTGTGGTCTTTCGATGATAGCTTCGCTGAGTCCAACTTTAACGGAGCCAAGGCTCATCTCTTCGATGGGTTCAGTCTCGGCAACTGTTTCTCCAAGTTTGTATTCAATCTCTTTGATTCATTCACCAGCGAAACAAAGGAAGTCCCGAAACTTAAAACTCAGAGCTTCTTCCACGTCATTAAGTACGGAAACAACGAAAGATATCATCATCGACGTTGGCCTCGTCCCGATTTCCAAAAAGGTTTCTCCTTTACACCTTTCTAAAGAATCTAAAAGTTGCCAGCTTTATTTTGTCTAGAgagcaaaaaaaattgataaaccACGTTACAATAGGTGCTTGTCCCGATTGGTTATGGTACGGAGGAGATAGAAGCTGTAGTACTAGTTAATGTTCTAAGGCGAGCTGGTGCTGAGGTCACCCTTGCCTCTGTGGAGCAGAAGCTAGAAGTCCAAGGCTCATCAGGGACCAAGCTGCTTGCTGATGTCTTAATCTCTAAATGTGCTGAACAAGTTTTTGATCTCGTGGCTTTGCCGGTAAGTTATTTAGACGTTACATGTCTTCTCCTGCTGTTCTGCTTcggctgattttttttttttttcaaattgtgAAGGGAGGTATGCCTGGTGCTGTTAGGTTAAGAGACTGTGGAGTTCTGGAGAAGATCATGAAGAGACAAGCTGAAGAGAACCGGCTGTACGGAGCTATATCCATGGCTCCTGCTATTACTCTCCTCCCATGGGGCCTTTTGACTAGAAAGAAGGTTAGATTGCTGTAATTAAATTaaccatttttattttcattttctaaactTGGTGTTAGTTCATTGTGCAAGACAACAGGACATCCTGCTTTCTTCGGGAAGCTGCCTACATTTTGGGCTGTTAAGACAAACATTCAGGTTTCAGGGGAGCTTACAACTAGCCGTGGACCAGGCACTTCTTTTCTGTTTGCTCTTTCCTTGGCTAACCAGCTCTTTGGAGAAACCACAGCCAAATCGCTTGAAGAGCTTCTGGTCTTTGTCCTTATTCACTTGTAggatcattctttttttttaattcatcttGATATGTAACAAGTCTTCTTTTCTAATCATTTCTCCAGCTTCTACGCGATGGTTACCAGAATCCTAAGACGGAGGAGTTTAATAGCATTGACTGGTCTCTAAACCACACACCTCGTGTAAGTCAGCATGTAGCTTTAACCAATGCATTTCCATGTAATTTCATGTGATGAGAATGTGATGAtgataactgttttttttttttgttatagtttCTGTATCTATGGAGTACTACTGTTTAAGTTGGCTGATTCTTGTTGGTTCTGTGAAATTGGTTTTAATGATGTTTAACTAAATTCAGGTTCTTATGCCGGTAGCTAATGGATCTGAAGAGGTTGAAGTGGTCATAATTGCAGATGTTCTTAGGAGAGCCAAAGTAGATGTCACTGTTGCGTCGGTTGAAAGATCTTTGCGGATTACGGCATCACAAGGCACCAAAATTGTCACCGACAAATTGATTGGTGAAGCTTCTGAATCATCATCATATGATCTAATCCTTCTTCCGGTAAGACATCAAGATCATTAGAGATATACTGATGTTTTATAACTTTGATGCTTTTCTGTTCGATGGAACTTCCTAGGGAGGCCGTGCTGGCTCAGAACGTCTACAGAAGTCCAAAGTTCTCAAGAAGCTACTCAAAGAACAACAAGAATCTGGGAGAATATATGGAGCTACTAACTCTTCATCTAGTGTCCTCCATAAACACGGTTTACTCAAGGTAAATTGAAgaaacttttgtttgtttttcttttttcctttctgTCTTAGACATGAGCAAACACTGTGAATGATTTTGAATCCTATTGCAGGAGAAGAGAACAACTGTGTATGTTTCAGACAAAGACGGGCCTGCGAATGACCAAATGATAGAAGGAGCAGAAGTTGTTATAGATGGAAACGTGGTCACAAGTTTGGGGCTGGCAACTGATACGTACGAGTCTCGTGGGCCTCCTATCCTATATCAGTACTACAGAAGGAATAAGGGAAGGAATGGGCCTACTGGGGCACCAGCATGATTGATTGATGAGTGACGGATCCTAGGAGGTGAGGTGGCATCCTTCTAGAAACAGAATCTTCAAATAACCACCTGAGGCAACTTGTCACGTGCAGTGGATAACGGCTCGAGAGTGACGTGCTGAGTCATTTACTTTTCATGCTATTTAGATGCgttgtagagagagagaaaggctATCGAGTGTTTGAGTCGATCATTGTGTAGGAGCTGAGAAATCTCCTGTGAAACTTTCTCTTTGCTGTAACACTTGATCGATTGAGCAATAATACACTTGTTTCTCTTTTGATTCTCGTTTTACAAATTACACGTAACAAACTTGGTATCAGAGCACGGTTGTGACCTGAGATCGAGCATGGCACCGCTGAAGAAGAACGAGGAGAAGATCGCCGAGCTCTCAGATCGCGTCGATGAGAGGATCGAATCGATCGAGAAGGAGGTAGGGAAGATCTCGTCGTTGGAGAAATGTATGGAGTTTTTGATGAAGGAGGTGAAGCAGATGACCGGCGAGTTTGGGAAACTTCAGCTGAGTCTGACAGAACAAACCAAGGAGAAGGATCGGCGGGTGGAAGGGCCGCTCTCCTCTGGTTTGGACTCTCAGCCGGTTGGGGTTCTCAGCGCGCCGGTGTATCACGGAGAAGGATCGGGGAAGAAGATCGCCGGTGAACCCAGAAATCTTTACGGTGAAGGCTTCGCCGGTGAGGCGGGACCAGAGGAAGAATCTTACGTGAGACAGAGATCTCCGTGGCCAGATGGGGAGGATCGGAGCTTTCCGTTGACAAGGAGGGTGG
Encoded here:
- the LOC108816172 gene encoding protein DJ-1 homolog C, with protein sequence MIASLSPTLTEPRLISSMGSVSATVSPSLYSISLIHSPAKQRKSRNLKLRASSTSLSTETTKDIIIDVGLVPISKKVLVPIGYGTEEIEAVVLVNVLRRAGAEVTLASVEQKLEVQGSSGTKLLADVLISKCAEQVFDLVALPGGMPGAVRLRDCGVLEKIMKRQAEENRLYGAISMAPAITLLPWGLLTRKKTTGHPAFFGKLPTFWAVKTNIQVSGELTTSRGPGTSFLFALSLANQLFGETTAKSLEELLLLRDGYQNPKTEEFNSIDWSLNHTPRVLMPVANGSEEVEVVIIADVLRRAKVDVTVASVERSLRITASQGTKIVTDKLIGEASESSSYDLILLPGGRAGSERLQKSKVLKKLLKEQQESGRIYGATNSSSSVLHKHGLLKEKRTTVYVSDKDGPANDQMIEGAEVVIDGNVVTSLGLATVTNFSLAIVSKLFGHGRARSVSEGLVHEYRGNMKAP
- the LOC130503110 gene encoding caffeoyl-CoA O-methyltransferase 1-like, translating into MATTTVETTKTSTGGEDKQSQNLRHQEVGHKSLLQSDELYQYILETSVYPREPESMKELREVTAKHPWNIMTTSADEGQFLNMLIKLVNAKNTMEIGVYTGYSLLATALALPEDGKILAMDVNRENYELGLPIIEEAGVAHKIDFREGPALPVLDELVADEKNHGTYDFIFVDADKDNYINYHKRLIDLVKVGGVIGYDNTLWNGSVVAPPDAPMRKYVRYYRDFVLELNKALAADPRIEICMLPVGDGITICRRIN